GAGACCGCTGCTGGTTGCCCGCTCCATAAGGCCACAGGGGAACGGCATTTTCACCCAATCCCCTGCATACATCAAGTTCGGGATTTCGCTTTGGGTTGTTGGGCGATCGCCGTAACTATTGGGGGGATAACCCGAAAAATTCTTTTGGTTTACTAACTGACGATGAATGACCGTCGCGCCTTTCAGCTCAGGCACAATCTCATACAGTTCATTTTCAAAAGTTGCCAATAAATCTGCTTGCGTCGGAAACTCTTTTTCCTTGTAACAATAGGCATGTAACTCGATCACACTACCACCCGTTTTCGCAGCCCATTCCTTAAATTGCGTTTGAATACGGTGATAAAGGGTAATACTATCCGTGAGGGCATAGCCAGACAAGGACGTAAACCAACTATGCTCCCAATCAAAATCACGGTCAAACCAAAAACGCCCCACCGCAAAGGGATCAGACACCGCTAAAGTTTCAACCCGTCGCGTCGCCTCCGGATCGATCTCCCCAGTCATGCGTGTAAATAAATGGCGGGTTCCGGGCACATCCGCCGCGATGACAAAATAATCTGCTTCTAGGGTTGCTGTTTCTAGATCAGAACTAGGATTTTTAGCGATTAACTTCACTTCATCTGCTTTTTTCGCTTCCACCTCAAAGGTTGCTAAATCCCGTTGAGCTGGGCCACTGAGGCGCTTCCCATTTTTGTCGTAGCGTGCTCCATGGCAAGGACACACAAAAGACCCATCGGGTTGCCGTCCCACAGTACAACCTTGGTGGGTACAGGTCAGAGAAATACCTTCATCGGTTGCTTCGTCGACGGCGTACATCGTATCGCCTGCACCGTAGTAGGCGAGGCTATCATCTTCGATGAGCGTATTTTCCTTCACCCAAAATGGAATATCGGTTTGTTCGTCGCCCTGTTGATAGCTCAGAGATCGCACCTGACCATTTTCACAATGGATCTTGCCCACGGAAACATCGGTCAAAATTTTGCCACCG
This is a stretch of genomic DNA from [Limnothrix rosea] IAM M-220. It encodes these proteins:
- a CDS encoding FAD-dependent oxidoreductase, whose translation is MSENSSLPPISRRTALKLLGVGAVGSVAGYSRFAKPQPTIHQQETLDLPRHLSKGKKVVVVGGGLAGLASAYELSQRGFQVTLLEKSPQLGGKIASWKINVGEDEFMMEHGFHGFFPQYYNLKSLVEELSIKNNFQSLDYYSLVFKDPETYLPEVFRPTNTAFPWNIVDLAISSPNRLRWGINLTNFKHLEVFHAITGFKIPRTFKNYDAITVAEWVNEDFPKGLYDLYFLPFAKSSLNAPDTLSAGELLQFFHFYFFGNPEGLAFNGTVDDMGTSLVQPIADAIRANGGKILTDVSVGKIHCENGQVRSLSYQQGDEQTDIPFWVKENTLIEDDSLAYYGAGDTMYAVDEATDEGISLTCTHQGCTVGRQPDGSFVCPCHGARYDKNGKRLSGPAQRDLATFEVEAKKADEVKLIAKNPSSDLETATLEADYFVIAADVPGTRHLFTRMTGEIDPEATRRVETLAVSDPFAVGRFWFDRDFDWEHSWFTSLSGYALTDSITLYHRIQTQFKEWAAKTGGSVIELHAYCYKEKEFPTQADLLATFENELYEIVPELKGATVIHRQLVNQKNFSGYPPNSYGDRPTTQSEIPNLMYAGDWVKMPFPCGLMERATSSGLLAANQIIQKEGLSRRPILSVNPEGVFKI